ATGCGAAGTGGTAGCAAAGGAAAGCCGGGCATCTCCTTGCCAGGAAAGTCGCTCCCCGATTATTTACGACCCGGCCTCGATATCGTCTTTGTCGGCCTGAATCCTGGTCTGTATTCCGCACAAATTGGTCGTTACTTCGCGCATCGACAGAATCGTTTCTGGCCGGCATTAGCCGCTTCGGGGCTTGTGCCGGAGATGGTTAGTCCGGAAAACGATGTTCGTTTGCCGGATTGGGGGATCGGACTTACGGATGTGGTCAAACGCCCGACTAGTGGCATTCATGAGCTGTCGCCCGCCGAATTCCGCCGTGGCGCGAAAGCATTGGAAGAGAAAATTGCTTACTACAAACCGCGCATTGTCTGCTTTGTCGGCTTCACCGGCTATCGGTATTGCTGTGGCAAAGCCGGGAGCAGTGGTCGTCAGGACGCTCGCTTCGGCGGGGCGCATGTGTTTGTCATTCCCTCGACCAGTCCACGCAATGCGCACTATTCGCTGGAAACGATCATTGCCGCGCTCCGCGATTTGAAAGAGTACCGAGAGCGGCTGGGAGAAGACGAACGAGGAGAACGGCCAGTTCCCTGAAGGCCACTCGGGTACGCGAAAAAGCCAGAGTTGGTAAGATCGCGCTAAGAGCCTATCCAAATAACGGTGGGTAACATGTCATGTTGAGCCCTTCGACTATGCTCAGGATAAACTCCGCGAAACATCTTTTTTTAGCGGTGAAAGCAAGATTCTTCGCTACGCTCAGAATGACAATACTGGGCAGTTACGTCGTAAAGTGTACGAATGTCATGCTTTCCGGTTCAGTCTTTGCAAAGGAGCAATACAGATGGCCTCTCTGACTTGGATTGCCGTGGTGGGTATCGTAAGCGTGCTCAGCGGATGTGCCGCGCGACAAACGCCGCAGGCGAAAAACTCGGTAATCGAAACGAAAACCTTGACCTGCGAAGAGGCGAACCAACTCGCGTATCAAGCCGTGACGACGCTCGGGTACTCTGTGTCTTCGCTGCAAGTGGCAAGTGCGGGACAGGCCGGGACGATCGAGGCGAAGAAAGAGGGCGCTTCCGGTGGAAGAGTGACCATTACCTGTGCCGGTGGCGGTATTGCGGTGGAGCCCGAGAGAGCCGGTCTGCCCTTGCCCTCGCTGAAAGGAAAGCAAATCGCCGCCTTTCCCCAATTGTTCACCCAGACGTTCAATATCTTGTTGATGCAGAAGGGCTATGCCCCACAACAAGGGGCGACGCTGACCATGACGATGACCCGGCTGAACAATTTCGAGTCGCAGATGGAGCTTGGCTCGGACTTCTCTGCCGGAGGCGTGTTACCGGTCAAAGTCGTGATTACCAACAACACCTCACGCCCCTACGGACTCGATGCCGGCAAAGTGTTTCTCATGGCGGAAGGGGGCAGGCGGGTCGCGCCGATGGCGCCCC
The nucleotide sequence above comes from Deltaproteobacteria bacterium. Encoded proteins:
- a CDS encoding mismatch-specific DNA-glycosylase, which gives rise to MRSGSKGKPGISLPGKSLPDYLRPGLDIVFVGLNPGLYSAQIGRYFAHRQNRFWPALAASGLVPEMVSPENDVRLPDWGIGLTDVVKRPTSGIHELSPAEFRRGAKALEEKIAYYKPRIVCFVGFTGYRYCCGKAGSSGRQDARFGGAHVFVIPSTSPRNAHYSLETIIAALRDLKEYRERLGEDERGERPVP